One region of Gouania willdenowi chromosome 13, fGouWil2.1, whole genome shotgun sequence genomic DNA includes:
- the slitrk3a gene encoding LOW QUALITY PROTEIN: SLIT and NTRK-like protein 3 (The sequence of the model RefSeq protein was modified relative to this genomic sequence to represent the inferred CDS: deleted 1 base in 1 codon), whose amino-acid sequence MLWVTLLSTIALGWTTPIPLLEDSEEIDEPCFEPCYCEVKEGIFHIHCDSKGFTNVSQIAQIWNRPFKLNLQRNSMRKLYFNSFLHLNNAISINLGNNALQDIHAGAFNGLGILKRLFLHENKLEVFRNDTFLGLESLEYLQADYNVIKRIESGAFRHLHKLRVLILNDNLIPVLPNYLFRSVSLTHLDLRGNRLKTLPYKGTLEYVGRSLMEIQLEENPWNCVCEIVQLKTWLERIPYTALVGEITCEYPFHLHGKDLREIKRGELCPLLSDAEIEAKLGIPRVHFSNENTWPTKPSSMLSSFHNTASSVEYKEKPIKPTKRPRPTRIPPTPRSIYPGINQPPIAGYQTRPPIPIICPARCICNLHINDLGLTVNCKEKSFHNISELLPRPLNAKKLYLSGNLIQKIYRSDFWNFSSLDLLHLGNNRISYVQEGAFINLPNLKSLYLNGNDIERLTPGMFRGLQMLSYLYFEYNVIREIQPNSFALMPNLQLVFLNDNLLRFLPNDAFAGTNLARLNLRNNYFLSLPVRGVLEHLSSIVQIDLHQNPWNCTCDIVPLKQWLEKLSSVIVVGDVICKTPEFAFGKDLRSLEPEVICPELKSSSGSNPVLPGREDLNTEGSKLSEAGGRGAVPLSVLILSLLILFISAVFLAAGFFAFVLRRRKNLPFRKRSEVDLTGIQMQCRIFEDPPRQSSTGNTDTPEKPTPSLHQHTHTSHIQTHGHVYDYIPHPVTQMCNNPIYKPREGDIAEEEFLEKDNASCSNTHYRTLLEKEREWTLAVSNSQLNTIVTVNHGTSDMTGFHENGGLCPTVIDSQRPTPTVGFVDCLYGTVPKLKDMHVAHAHPPGMQYPDLQQDARLKETLFFTAGKGCYPDSSQSDYLELRAKLQTKPDYLEVLEKSYRF is encoded by the exons ATGCTGTGGGTTACCTTGCTGAGCACAATAGCCTTAGGATGGACCACCCCAATTCCTCTACTGGAGGACTCGGAGGAGATCGACGAGCCCTGCTTTGAGCCCTGTTACTGTGAGGTTAAAGAGGGCATCTTTCACATCCACTGTGACAGCAAAGGATTTACAAATGTGAGCCAGATTGCTCAGATATGGAACCGACCCTTCAAGCTCAACCTCCAGAGAAACTCCATGCGGAAGCTTTATTTTAACAGCTTCCTCCATCTTAACAATGCTATTTCCATCAATCTGGGTAATAATGCTTTGCAAGACATCCATGCTGGAGCATTTAATGGCTTAGGAATACTCAAACGACTGTTCCTACATGAAAACAAACTGGAAGTTTTCCGTAATGACACTTTCCTGGGCCTGGAGAGTTTAGAGTATCTCCAGGCAGACTACAATGTTATCAAACGGATTGAAAGTGGTGCATTTAGGCATCTTCACAAACTTCGAGTGCTCATTTTGAATGACAATCTTATTCCAGTGCTCCCAAATTATCTTTTTCGGTCTGTGTCCCTCACACATTTGGACTTGAGGGGAAATAGACTAAAGACTTTGCCATATAAGGGCACACTGGAGTATGTGGGGCGGAGTTTAATGGAAATCCAGCTGGAGGAAAACCCAtggaactgtgtgtgtgagattgtGCAGTTAAAAACATGGCTGGAGAGAATCCCTTACACAGCCTTGGTGGGCGAGATCACATGTGAGTACCCGTTCCACTTACATGGGAAAGACTTACGGGAAATCAAACGAGGTGAGCTCTGTCCTCTGCTCTCTGATGCAGAGATCGAGGCCAAACTGGGAATCCCCAGGGTTCATTTCAGCAATGAGAACACGTGGCCTACTAAACCTTCCTCCATGCTCTCGTCTTTTCATAATACAGCCTCTTCTGTGGAATACAAGGAAAAACCCATCAAGCCTACGAAGAGACCTCGGCCCACAAGAATCCCCCCAACCCCGCGTAGCATCTATCCAGGTATTAACCAGCCACCCATTGCTGGTTAT CAGACAAGACCTCCCATTCCAATAATTTGTCCTGCTAGATGTATTTGCAATCTTCACATTAACGACCTGGGGCTAACAGTAAACTGTAAAGAAAAAAGCTTTCACAACATATCTGAGCTTCTGCCACGTCCTCTAAATGCCAAGAAATTATATCTTAGTGGAAATCTAATACAAAAAATTTATCGTTCTGATTTCTGGAACTTTTCAAGTTTGGATTTATTGCATTTGGGCAACAATCGGATATCATATGTCCAGGAAGGTGCGTTTATCAACCTACCCAACTTAAAAAGTCTTTATCTAAATGGGAATGACATTGAAAGACTAACACCAGGCATGTTCCGGGGGCTTCAAATGTTAAGTTACCTTTACTTTGAGTATAATGTAATTCGTGAAATACAACCCAACTCATTTGCCCTAATGCCAAACCTCCAACTAGTTTTTCTTAATGACAACTTGCTACGCTTTCTCCCAAATGATGCATTTGCTGGTACCAATCTTGCACGCCTCAACCTCCGCAATAATTATTTCCTTTCCCTGCCTGTCCGTGGTGTACTGGAGCATCTGAGCTCCATAGTTCAGATCGATCTCCATCAGAACCCATGGAACTGCACTTGTGACATTGTCCCTCTCAAGCAGTGGCTGGAAAAGCTCTCCTCTGTTATTGTAGTTGGAGATGTGATTTGCAAAACTCCTGAATTTGCTTTTGGAAAAGACTTGCGTTCTCTTGAACCTGAAGTCATCTGTCCAGAGCTTAAAAGTTCTTCAGGCTCTAATCCGGTGTTGCCTGGGAGGGAGGACCTCAACACTGAGGGCTCCAAATTGAGCGAGGCAGGTGGGAGAGGGGCTGTCCCACTGTCCGTCCTCATCCTCAGCCTGCTTATCCTCTTTATATCTGCTGTGTTCTTGGCTGCTGGGTTTTTTGCCTTTGTTTTGCGTAGAAGAAAGAATCTGCCTTTCAGAAAACGTTCAGAGGTTGATTTGACAGGGATCCAAATGCAATGCAGGATCTTTGAGGACCCGCCAAGACAAAGCAGCACCGGAAACACAGACACACCAGAGAAGCCAACTCCCAGTTTGCaccaacacactcacacaagtCACATACAAACTCATGGACACGTTTACGATTACATCCCCCATCCTGTCACCCAAATGTGTAATAACCCTATCTATAAGCCCAGAGAGGGGGATATAGCAGAGGAGGAGTTTTTAGAGAAGGACAATGCCAGCTGCAGCAACACCCACTATAGAACCTTATTAGAAAAAGAGAGGGAGTGGACTTTGGCTGTGTCTAACTCTCAGCTCAACACCATTGTGACTGTCAACCACGGCACCTCTGATATGACAGGATTCCATGAGAATGGAGGGCTCTGCCCAACAGTCATTGACAGTCAAAGACCCACCCCAACAGTGGGCTTTGTAGACTGTTTGTATGGGACAGTACCTAAACTAAAGGACATGCATGTGGCGCATGCGCACCCACCAGGCATGCAGTACCCAGACTTGCAGCAGGATGCACGACTGAAAGAGACATTGTTTTTCACTGCGGGGAAAGGCTGTTATCCTGACTCGTCCCAAAGCGATTACCTCGAATTAAGGGCCAAACTACAGACCAAGCCGGATTACCTCGAAGTCTTGGAGAAATCTTACCGGTTTTAA